The DNA region CTGAGGACCTGCGACCGGACAGGGCTTCTGCTAGCATGGGCCCCGTCCGGGGCGTGTGCTCATGCGTGTCAAGGTGTTGATCGTCGAGGACTCCAAGGCGTCGCGCGAGTACATCGCGTCGACGGTGGAGGCCGTGGAAGGCATCGATGCGGTGGTGACCTCGAGCGGGTTCGAGGCGCTGAAGCTGCTGCCGCGCCACCGGTTCGACCTCATCATCACCGACATCAACATGCCCGACATCAACGGGCTGGAGCTCATCAACTTCGTCAAGAAGAACCCCAACTACCGGGACGTGCCGCTGTTCATCATCACGACGGAGGGGCGCGAGCAGGACCGCGACAGGGGCATGGCGCTCGGCGCGGCGGAGTACCTGGTCAAGCCCTTCCAGCCCGGGAGCCTGGAGTCGCTCCTGCGCAGGTACCTGAAGCTGCCGTGAGTCCCGCGAGCAAGGCCCTGGCCGAGTTCGTGGCCGAGGCGACGGAGATCCTCGAGGCGCTCGGCAAGGACCTGCTGGTGCTCGACGAGCGTCGGGGCCAGGAGGCGGACCCGGAGCGCGTCAACGGCATCTTCCGCGCCGCGCACTCGCTCAAGGGGTTGGCGGGGCTGTTCGGCCAGGAGCGCATCTCCCGGCTGGCGCACGGCACCGAGGACCTGTTGGACCGGCTGCGGCTGGGCAAGCTGCTGCTCGACGACGCGGTGCTGGACACGCTCATCGAGGCGCTGGACGCGTTCCAGGCGCTGC from Myxococcus stipitatus includes:
- a CDS encoding response regulator, whose protein sequence is MRVKVLIVEDSKASREYIASTVEAVEGIDAVVTSSGFEALKLLPRHRFDLIITDINMPDINGLELINFVKKNPNYRDVPLFIITTEGREQDRDRGMALGAAEYLVKPFQPGSLESLLRRYLKLP